A window of the Pseudomonas furukawaii genome harbors these coding sequences:
- the frr gene encoding ribosome recycling factor, translating into MINEIKQEAQERMKKSLDALDTAFAKIRTGRAHPSILDGVMVSYYGADTPLRQVANVVAEDSRTLALTVFDKSMIQAVEKAIMTSDLGLNPATAGTTIRVPMPALTEETRKGFTKQARAEAENTRIAVRNIRRDALAQLKDLVKEKEISEDEERRAADDVQKLTDKFVGDVDKALEAKEKDLMAV; encoded by the coding sequence GTGATCAACGAGATCAAGCAAGAAGCGCAGGAGCGCATGAAGAAATCCCTGGATGCGCTGGATACCGCATTCGCCAAGATCCGTACCGGCCGCGCGCACCCCAGCATCCTGGATGGCGTGATGGTGTCCTACTATGGCGCCGATACCCCCCTGCGCCAGGTGGCCAACGTGGTGGCCGAGGACTCCCGCACCCTGGCCCTGACCGTGTTCGACAAGAGCATGATTCAGGCCGTCGAGAAGGCCATCATGACCTCCGATCTGGGGCTCAACCCGGCCACCGCCGGTACCACCATCCGTGTCCCCATGCCCGCCCTGACCGAGGAAACCCGCAAGGGCTTCACCAAGCAGGCGCGTGCCGAGGCCGAGAACACCCGGATCGCCGTGCGCAACATCCGCCGCGACGCCCTGGCCCAGCTCAAGGACCTGGTGAAGGAAAAGGAAATCAGCGAGGACGAGGAACGCCGTGCCGCTGACGACGTCCAGAAGCTGACCGACAAGTTCGTCGGTGATGTGGACAAGGCTCTGGAAGCCAAAGAAAAAGACCTGATGGCCGTCTGA
- the pyrH gene encoding UMP kinase produces MAQQVSGRQPRYKRILLKLSGEALMGSEEFGIDPKVLDRMALEIGQLVGIGVQVGLVIGGGNLFRGAALSAAGMDRVTGDHMGMLATVMNALAMRDALERSNIPAIVMSAISMVGVTDHYDRRKAMRHLSSGEVVIFSAGTGNPFFTTDSAACLRAIEVDADLVLKATKVDGVYTADPFKDPNAEKFEHLTYDEVLDRKLGVMDLTAICLCRDQKMPLRVFNMNKPGALLNIVVGGAEGTLIEEGEQ; encoded by the coding sequence ATGGCTCAGCAGGTGAGTGGTCGCCAACCTCGCTACAAACGCATTCTGCTCAAACTCAGCGGTGAGGCCCTGATGGGCTCCGAGGAGTTCGGCATCGATCCCAAGGTCCTCGATCGCATGGCGCTGGAAATCGGCCAACTGGTCGGTATCGGCGTGCAGGTCGGCCTGGTGATCGGCGGTGGCAACCTCTTCCGTGGGGCGGCCCTGAGCGCCGCCGGCATGGATCGTGTGACGGGCGATCACATGGGAATGCTCGCCACCGTGATGAACGCCCTGGCCATGCGCGATGCGCTGGAGCGTTCCAACATCCCCGCCATCGTGATGTCCGCGATCTCCATGGTCGGCGTGACCGATCACTACGACCGCCGCAAGGCCATGCGCCACCTGAGTTCGGGCGAAGTGGTCATTTTCTCCGCCGGTACCGGCAATCCCTTCTTCACCACCGATTCGGCCGCCTGCCTGCGGGCCATCGAGGTGGATGCGGATCTGGTGCTCAAAGCCACCAAGGTGGATGGCGTGTACACTGCGGACCCGTTCAAGGACCCCAATGCCGAGAAGTTCGAGCACCTGACCTACGACGAGGTGCTGGATCGCAAGCTGGGTGTCATGGACCTCACGGCCATCTGTCTGTGCCGTGACCAGAAGATGCCGCTGCGGGTCTTCAATATGAATAAACCGGGTGCCCTGCTGAACATCGTGGTCGGCGGCGCCGAAGGAACCCTGATCGAGGAGGGCGAACAGTGA
- the tsf gene encoding translation elongation factor Ts: protein MAEITAALVKELRERTGLGMMDCKKALTAADGDIEKAIDDMRAAGAIKAAKKSGNIAAEGSIAVKVADDNKAAVIIEVNSQTDFLALQDDFKGFVAATLEQAFAEKLTDAAPLIASREEARLALVAKTGENVNIRRLTRVEGDVVGAYLHGHRIGVVVALNGGTPELAKDIAMHVAASNPQFLNASQVSEEAIAKEKEIFLALNADKIAGKPENIVENMVKGRIAKFLAEASLVEQPFVKDPEVKVGDLAKKAGAEIVSFVRYEVGEGIEKVEVDFAAEVAAQVAATKQ from the coding sequence ATGGCAGAGATTACTGCAGCCCTGGTTAAAGAACTGCGCGAGCGCACCGGCCTGGGCATGATGGATTGCAAGAAGGCCCTGACTGCCGCTGATGGCGATATCGAGAAAGCCATCGACGACATGCGCGCCGCTGGCGCCATCAAGGCTGCCAAGAAGTCCGGCAACATCGCCGCCGAAGGCTCCATCGCCGTCAAGGTCGCTGACGACAACAAGGCCGCCGTCATCATCGAAGTCAACTCCCAGACCGACTTCCTGGCTCTGCAGGACGACTTCAAGGGCTTCGTCGCCGCGACCCTGGAGCAAGCCTTCGCCGAGAAGCTGACCGACGCCGCTCCGCTGATCGCTTCCCGTGAAGAAGCTCGCCTGGCCCTGGTGGCCAAGACCGGCGAAAACGTCAACATCCGTCGCCTGACCCGCGTCGAGGGTGATGTTGTCGGCGCCTACCTGCACGGTCACCGCATCGGCGTGGTCGTTGCCCTGAACGGCGGTACCCCGGAACTGGCCAAGGACATCGCCATGCACGTGGCTGCCAGCAACCCGCAGTTCCTGAACGCTTCCCAGGTTTCCGAAGAAGCCATCGCCAAGGAAAAGGAAATCTTCCTGGCCCTGAACGCCGACAAGATCGCCGGCAAGCCGGAAAACATCGTCGAGAACATGGTCAAGGGCCGTATCGCCAAGTTCCTCGCCGAAGCCAGCCTGGTCGAGCAGCCGTTCGTCAAGGATCCGGAAGTCAAGGTGGGTGACCTGGCCAAGAAAGCCGGCGCCGAGATCGTGTCCTTCGTTCGCTACGAAGTGGGCGAGGGTATCGAGAAGGTCGAAGTGGACTTCGCTGCCGAAGTGGCTGCTCAAGTCGCTGCAACCAAGCAGTAA
- the rpsB gene encoding 30S ribosomal protein S2 — translation MSQVNMRDMLKAGVHFGHQTRYWNPKMGKYIFGARNKIHIINLEKTLPMFNEALSFVEKLAAGKNKVLFVGTKRSAGKIVREEAARCGAPYVDHRWLGGMLTNYKTIRQSIKRLRELETQSQDGTFAKLTKKEALMRTRDLEKLERSLGGIKDMGGLPDALFVIDVDHERIAISEANKLGIPVIGVVDTNSSPEGVDYVIPGNDDAIRAVQLYLSSVADAVIRGRQNAAGGPDEFVEEAASEAAEG, via the coding sequence ATGTCCCAAGTCAATATGCGCGATATGCTGAAGGCCGGTGTGCACTTCGGCCACCAGACCCGTTACTGGAACCCGAAAATGGGCAAGTACATTTTCGGCGCGCGCAACAAGATCCACATCATCAACCTTGAAAAGACCCTGCCGATGTTCAACGAGGCCCTGTCCTTCGTTGAGAAGCTGGCTGCAGGCAAGAACAAGGTTCTGTTCGTCGGCACCAAGCGTTCCGCTGGCAAGATCGTGCGTGAAGAAGCAGCCCGTTGCGGCGCTCCCTACGTCGACCACCGCTGGCTGGGCGGCATGCTGACCAACTACAAGACCATTCGTCAGTCGATCAAGCGCCTGCGCGAGCTGGAAACCCAGTCCCAGGACGGCACCTTCGCCAAGCTGACCAAGAAAGAAGCCCTGATGCGCACCCGCGATCTCGAGAAGCTCGAGCGCAGCCTGGGTGGTATCAAGGACATGGGCGGTCTGCCGGACGCTCTGTTCGTGATCGACGTTGATCACGAGCGCATCGCCATCAGCGAAGCCAACAAGCTGGGCATCCCGGTTATCGGCGTAGTCGATACCAACAGCAGCCCGGAAGGCGTTGACTACGTCATCCCTGGCAACGACGACGCCATCCGTGCCGTTCAGCTGTACCTCTCCAGCGTTGCTGATGCTGTAATCCGCGGTCGTCAGAATGCCGCTGGCGGTCCTGACGAGTTCGTCGAAGAAGCCGCTTCCGAGGCCGCAGAAGGCTGA
- the map gene encoding type I methionyl aminopeptidase — protein sequence MTVTIKTPAEIEKMRVAGRLAAEVLEMIGEHVKPGVTTEELDRICHDYIVNVQQAIPAPLNYKGFPKSICTSVNHVVCHGIPNEKPLKEGDIVNIDVTVIKDGYHGDTSKMFLVGKAPEWADKLCRVTQECMYKGIQLVKPGARLGDIGEVIQKHAEKLGYSVVREYCGHGIGAVFHEEPQVLHYGRAGTGLELKEGMTFTIEPMINQGRPETRLLGDGWTAITKDRKLSAQWEHTVLVTADGYEILTLRSDDTLPRVSP from the coding sequence ATGACCGTCACCATCAAGACGCCCGCCGAAATCGAGAAAATGCGCGTTGCCGGCCGCCTGGCCGCCGAAGTGCTGGAGATGATCGGCGAGCACGTCAAACCCGGCGTGACCACCGAGGAGCTGGACCGCATCTGCCACGACTACATCGTCAACGTGCAGCAGGCCATTCCCGCCCCGCTCAACTACAAGGGCTTCCCCAAGTCCATCTGCACCTCGGTCAACCACGTCGTGTGCCATGGGATACCCAACGAGAAGCCCCTGAAGGAAGGCGACATCGTCAATATCGACGTCACCGTCATCAAGGACGGCTATCACGGCGACACCAGCAAGATGTTCCTGGTGGGCAAGGCGCCCGAGTGGGCCGACAAACTCTGCCGCGTGACCCAGGAGTGCATGTACAAGGGCATCCAGCTGGTGAAGCCGGGCGCACGCCTGGGCGACATCGGCGAAGTGATCCAGAAGCACGCCGAGAAGCTGGGCTATTCGGTGGTCCGCGAGTACTGCGGCCACGGCATCGGCGCGGTGTTCCACGAGGAGCCCCAGGTCCTGCACTACGGCCGGGCCGGAACCGGCCTGGAGCTCAAGGAAGGCATGACCTTCACCATCGAACCGATGATCAACCAGGGCCGTCCCGAAACCCGCCTGCTGGGCGACGGCTGGACCGCCATCACCAAGGACCGCAAGCTGTCCGCCCAGTGGGAGCACACGGTGCTGGTGACCGCCGACGGCTACGAGATCCTCACCCTGCGCAGCGACGACACCCTGCCCCGCGTCTCGCCCTGA
- a CDS encoding [protein-PII] uridylyltransferase, which translates to MPQVDPELFDRGQFQAELALKSSPIAAFKKVIRRAREVLDDRFSGGRDIRRLVEDRAWFVDQILRAAWERFDWSEDADIALLAVGGYGRGELHPYSDIDLLILLDSADHEVFREPIEGFLTLLWDIGLEVGQSVRSVEECAEEARADLTVITNLMESRTIAGPEHLRQRMLEVTSPDRMWPSKHFFLAKHQEQKARHAKYNDTEYNLEPNVKGSPGGLRDIQTILWVARRQFGSLNLHGLVQQGFLVESECSVLASSQEFLWKVRYALHMLAGRAEDRLLFDHQRKIATLLGFEDGDGKLGIERFMQKYYRVVMGVSELSDLVTQHFEEVILRAGESGQAQPLNSRFQLRDGYIEVTHPNVFKRTPFALLEVFVLMAQHPEIKGVRADTIRLLRDSRHLIDDDFRKDIRNTSLFIELFKSSQGIHRNLRRMNRYGILGRYLPEFGQIIGQMQHDLFHIYTVDAHTLNLIKHLRKLKWPELAEKFPLASKLIDKLPKPELIYLAGLYHDIGKGRGGDHSELGAVDAEAFCTRHQLPVWDSRLVAWLVQQHLVMSTTAQRKDLSDPQVIYDFARLVGDQTRLDYLYVLTVADINATNPSLWNSWRASLLRQLYTETKRALRRGLENPLDREEQIRQTQSAAIDILVRNGIDQDEAEQLWSQLGDDYFLRHTASDVAWHTEAILQHPAGNDPLVLIKETAQREFEGATQIFIYAPDQHDFFAVTVAAMSQLNLNIHDARIITSTSQFTLDTYIVLDADGGRIGDNPARIREIREGLIDALKNPDDYPAIIQRRVPRQLKHFAFPPQVTISNDAQRPVTVLELIAPDRPGLLARIGRIFLEFDLSLQNAKIATLGERVEDVFFVTDANNQPLSDPELCRRLQDAIVSQLSQANGQGQSPTRVNI; encoded by the coding sequence ATGCCTCAGGTGGATCCCGAGTTGTTCGACCGCGGGCAGTTCCAGGCGGAACTGGCCTTGAAGTCCAGCCCCATCGCGGCCTTCAAGAAGGTCATCCGCCGGGCCCGCGAGGTGCTGGACGACCGTTTCTCCGGTGGCCGTGACATCCGCCGCCTGGTGGAAGATCGGGCCTGGTTCGTCGACCAGATCCTGCGGGCGGCCTGGGAGCGCTTCGACTGGAGCGAGGATGCCGACATCGCCCTGCTGGCCGTGGGCGGCTACGGCCGGGGCGAGTTGCATCCCTACTCGGACATCGACCTGCTGATCCTGCTGGACAGTGCCGACCATGAGGTTTTCCGCGAGCCCATCGAGGGTTTCCTCACCCTGCTCTGGGACATCGGCCTGGAAGTGGGGCAGAGCGTGCGCTCCGTCGAGGAGTGCGCCGAGGAAGCCCGTGCCGACCTGACGGTGATCACCAACCTGATGGAAAGCCGTACCATCGCGGGCCCGGAGCACCTGCGCCAGCGCATGCTGGAGGTCACCAGCCCGGACCGCATGTGGCCGAGCAAGCACTTCTTCCTCGCCAAGCATCAGGAGCAGAAGGCTCGCCACGCGAAGTACAACGACACCGAGTACAACCTGGAACCGAACGTGAAGGGTTCCCCCGGCGGCCTGCGGGACATCCAGACCATCCTCTGGGTCGCCCGCCGACAGTTCGGCAGCCTCAACCTTCATGGCCTGGTCCAGCAGGGCTTCCTGGTGGAAAGCGAATGCAGCGTGCTGGCCTCCAGCCAGGAGTTCCTCTGGAAGGTTCGCTACGCCCTGCACATGCTGGCGGGACGGGCCGAGGACCGCCTGCTGTTCGATCACCAACGGAAGATCGCCACACTGCTGGGCTTCGAGGATGGCGACGGCAAGCTCGGCATCGAGCGCTTCATGCAGAAGTACTACCGGGTGGTCATGGGCGTATCCGAACTCAGTGACCTGGTCACCCAGCATTTCGAGGAAGTCATACTTCGTGCGGGAGAATCCGGCCAGGCGCAGCCGCTGAACAGCCGCTTCCAGCTGCGCGACGGCTACATCGAAGTGACCCACCCCAACGTCTTCAAGCGCACCCCCTTCGCCCTGCTGGAGGTCTTCGTGCTGATGGCCCAGCACCCGGAGATCAAGGGTGTGCGCGCCGACACCATCCGCCTGCTGCGGGACAGTCGCCACCTGATCGACGACGACTTCCGCAAGGACATCCGCAACACCAGCCTGTTCATCGAACTGTTCAAGTCCTCCCAGGGCATCCACCGCAACCTGCGACGCATGAACCGCTACGGCATCCTCGGGCGTTACCTGCCCGAGTTCGGCCAGATCATCGGCCAGATGCAGCACGACCTGTTCCACATCTATACCGTGGACGCGCACACCCTCAACCTGATCAAGCACCTGCGCAAACTGAAGTGGCCGGAACTGGCCGAGAAATTCCCCCTGGCCAGCAAGCTCATCGACAAGCTGCCCAAGCCGGAGCTGATCTACCTGGCCGGCCTCTATCACGACATCGGCAAGGGCCGGGGCGGCGACCACTCGGAGCTGGGTGCCGTCGATGCCGAGGCCTTCTGCACACGGCACCAGTTGCCCGTCTGGGACTCGCGACTGGTGGCCTGGCTGGTGCAACAGCACCTGGTGATGTCCACCACCGCCCAGCGCAAGGACCTCTCCGACCCCCAGGTGATCTATGACTTCGCGCGCCTGGTGGGCGACCAGACCCGCCTGGACTACCTCTACGTGCTCACCGTGGCCGACATCAACGCCACCAACCCCAGCCTGTGGAATTCCTGGCGCGCCAGCCTGCTGCGCCAGCTCTACACCGAGACCAAGCGCGCCTTGCGCCGGGGCCTGGAAAATCCCCTCGATCGCGAGGAGCAGATCCGCCAGACCCAGTCAGCCGCCATCGACATCCTGGTGCGCAACGGCATCGACCAGGACGAAGCCGAGCAACTCTGGTCCCAGCTGGGCGACGACTACTTCCTGCGCCATACCGCCAGCGACGTCGCCTGGCACACCGAGGCCATCCTCCAGCACCCGGCCGGCAACGACCCCCTGGTGCTGATCAAGGAAACCGCCCAGCGGGAATTCGAGGGCGCCACGCAGATCTTCATCTACGCCCCGGACCAGCACGACTTCTTCGCCGTGACCGTGGCCGCCATGAGCCAGCTCAACCTGAACATCCACGACGCGCGGATCATCACCTCCACCAGCCAGTTCACCCTCGACACCTACATAGTGCTGGACGCCGATGGCGGCAGGATCGGCGACAACCCCGCGCGCATCCGAGAGATCCGCGAAGGCCTGATCGACGCCCTGAAGAACCCCGACGACTACCCGGCCATCATCCAGCGCCGGGTGCCGCGCCAGCTCAAACACTTCGCCTTCCCGCCCCAGGTGACCATCTCCAACGACGCCCAGCGCCCGGTGACCGTGCTCGAACTCATCGCACCGGATCGCCCCGGCCTGCTGGCCCGCATCGGCCGCATCTTCCTGGAGTTCGACCTGTCGCTGCAGAATGCCAAGATCGCGACCCTGGGCGAGCGCGTGGAAGACGTCTTCTTCGTCACCGACGCCAACAACCAGCCGCTTTCCGACCCGGAACTCTGCCGACGACTGCAGGACGCGATCGTTTCCCAGCTCTCACAGGCGAACGGCCAGGGCCAGAGCCCGACGCGCGTGAATATCTGA
- the dapC gene encoding succinyldiaminopimelate transaminase: MNEALNLLQPYPFEKLRALLAGAQPPAEKNAIALSIGEPKHRSPSFVAEALTANLDQLAVYPTTLGLPALREAIATWCEGRFKVPTGWLDAARHVLPVNGTREALFAFTQAVVNRADKGLVVSPNPFYQIYEGAALLAGAEPHYLPCLAENGFNPDFDAVPAEIWRRCQILFLCSPGNPTGALIPLETLKKLIALADEHDFVIAADECYSELYFDEQNPPAGLLTACAELGRSDFARCVVFHSLSKRSNLPGLRSGFVAGDAGILKAFLLYRTYHGCAMPVQTQLASVAAWNDEVHVRANRALYREKFDAVLDILTPVMDVQRPDGGFYLWAKTPVDDETFTRELFAREHVTVVPGSYLSRPVDGFNPGAGRVRMALVAPLAECVEAAERIRAFIKSL, from the coding sequence ATGAACGAAGCCCTGAACCTGCTCCAGCCCTACCCTTTCGAAAAACTCCGCGCACTGCTGGCCGGCGCCCAACCTCCGGCGGAAAAGAACGCCATCGCCCTCTCCATCGGCGAGCCGAAGCACCGCTCCCCTTCCTTCGTCGCCGAAGCGCTGACGGCCAACCTTGACCAGTTGGCGGTCTACCCCACCACCCTGGGCCTGCCCGCCCTGCGCGAGGCCATCGCCACCTGGTGCGAAGGTCGTTTCAAGGTGCCGACCGGCTGGCTGGACGCCGCGCGCCATGTGCTGCCGGTGAACGGCACCCGCGAGGCCCTGTTCGCCTTCACCCAGGCCGTGGTGAACCGCGCCGACAAGGGCCTGGTGGTCAGCCCGAACCCCTTCTACCAGATCTACGAAGGCGCAGCCCTGCTGGCCGGAGCCGAACCCCATTACCTGCCCTGCCTGGCCGAGAACGGCTTCAACCCGGACTTCGACGCCGTCCCGGCGGAGATCTGGCGGCGCTGCCAGATCCTCTTCCTCTGCTCCCCGGGCAACCCCACGGGCGCCCTGATCCCGCTGGAGACCCTGAAGAAACTCATCGCCCTGGCCGACGAACATGACTTCGTCATCGCCGCCGACGAGTGCTACAGCGAGCTCTACTTCGACGAACAGAATCCACCGGCTGGTCTGCTCACCGCCTGCGCCGAACTGGGCCGCTCGGACTTCGCCCGCTGCGTGGTCTTCCACAGCCTCTCCAAACGCTCCAACCTGCCGGGCCTGCGCTCCGGTTTCGTGGCCGGCGATGCCGGGATCCTCAAGGCGTTCCTGCTGTATCGCACCTACCACGGCTGCGCCATGCCGGTTCAGACCCAACTGGCCAGCGTCGCCGCCTGGAACGATGAAGTGCATGTGCGCGCCAACCGCGCCCTGTACCGCGAGAAGTTCGACGCCGTGCTGGATATCCTCACCCCGGTAATGGACGTGCAGCGCCCGGACGGCGGCTTCTACCTCTGGGCGAAGACCCCGGTGGACGACGAGACCTTCACCCGCGAGCTCTTCGCCCGCGAGCACGTCACCGTGGTGCCGGGCTCCTACCTGTCCCGTCCGGTCGACGGCTTCAATCCTGGTGCCGGCCGCGTCCGCATGGCCCTGGTGGCCCCGCTGGCCGAATGCGTGGAAGCGGCCGAGCGCATCCGCGCCTTCATCAAGAGCCTGTAA
- a CDS encoding ArsC family reductase translates to MNITLYGIKACDTMKKARTWLEEHDVAYAFHDYKASAIDRASLEKWCDEHGWETVLNRAGTTFRKLDDAQKADLDQARAIELMLAQPSMIKRPVLDLGDRTLVGFKPDLYAAALR, encoded by the coding sequence ATGAACATCACCCTCTACGGCATCAAGGCGTGCGACACCATGAAGAAGGCCCGCACCTGGCTCGAAGAGCACGACGTGGCCTACGCTTTCCATGACTACAAGGCCTCTGCCATCGACCGCGCCAGCCTGGAAAAATGGTGCGACGAGCACGGCTGGGAAACCGTGCTGAACCGCGCCGGCACCACCTTCCGCAAACTGGACGACGCCCAGAAGGCCGACCTGGACCAGGCCAGGGCCATCGAGCTGATGCTGGCCCAGCCGTCCATGATCAAGCGGCCGGTGCTGGACCTGGGTGACCGCACCCTGGTGGGCTTCAAGCCGGACCTCTACGCCGCGGCGCTCAGGTAA
- the dapD gene encoding 2,3,4,5-tetrahydropyridine-2,6-dicarboxylate N-succinyltransferase, which yields MSNALFSIAFGVGTQNRQGNWLEVFYAQPLLKPSAELAAAVTPILGYAGGNQAIAITKAQAAELANALKNVDAAQAGLLTRLAESQKPLVATLLAEDAALTSTPEAYLKLHLISHRLAKPHGLNLTGIFPLLPNVAWTNQGAVDLAELAELQLEARLKGELLEVFSVDKFPKMTDYVVPSGVRIADTARVRLGAYVGEGTTVMHEGFINFNGGTEGPGMIEGRVSAGVFVGKGSDLGGGCSTMGTLSGGGNIVISVGEGCLIGANAGIGIPLGDRNIVEAGLYITAGTKVALLDDKNALVKVVKARDLAGQPDLLFRRNSQNGAVECKTNKTAIELNEALHAHN from the coding sequence ATGTCCAACGCACTCTTCAGCATCGCCTTCGGCGTCGGCACCCAGAACCGCCAGGGCAACTGGCTGGAAGTCTTCTACGCCCAGCCCCTGCTCAAGCCCTCCGCCGAACTGGCCGCTGCCGTCACCCCGATCCTCGGCTACGCCGGTGGCAACCAGGCCATCGCCATCACCAAGGCCCAGGCCGCCGAGCTGGCAAACGCCCTGAAGAACGTCGACGCCGCCCAGGCCGGCCTGCTGACCCGCCTGGCCGAGAGCCAGAAGCCACTGGTCGCCACGCTGCTGGCCGAAGACGCCGCGCTGACCTCCACGCCCGAGGCCTACCTCAAGCTGCACCTGATTTCCCATCGCCTGGCCAAGCCCCACGGCCTCAACCTGACCGGCATCTTCCCCCTGCTGCCCAATGTCGCCTGGACCAACCAGGGCGCCGTGGACCTCGCCGAGCTGGCGGAGCTGCAACTGGAAGCCCGCCTCAAGGGCGAACTGCTCGAGGTCTTCTCCGTGGACAAGTTCCCGAAGATGACCGACTACGTGGTTCCGAGCGGCGTGCGCATCGCCGACACCGCCCGCGTGCGCCTGGGCGCCTACGTCGGCGAAGGCACCACCGTGATGCACGAAGGCTTCATCAACTTCAACGGCGGTACTGAAGGCCCGGGCATGATCGAAGGTCGCGTGTCCGCAGGCGTCTTCGTCGGCAAGGGCTCCGACCTCGGCGGCGGCTGCTCCACCATGGGCACCCTCTCCGGCGGCGGCAATATCGTCATTTCCGTGGGCGAAGGCTGCCTGATCGGCGCCAATGCCGGCATCGGCATCCCGCTGGGCGACCGCAACATCGTCGAAGCCGGCCTGTACATCACCGCCGGCACCAAGGTGGCCCTGCTGGACGACAAGAACGCCCTGGTGAAAGTGGTCAAGGCCCGCGACCTCGCCGGCCAGCCTGACCTGCTGTTCCGCCGCAACTCGCAGAACGGCGCCGTCGAGTGCAAGACCAACAAGACCGCGATCGAGCTGAACGAAGCCCTTCACGCGCATAACTAA
- a CDS encoding aminotransferase class V-fold PLP-dependent enzyme, which translates to MLPSPWRSDFPALSALDAEGQTYLDSAATAQKPQAVLDALLGYYASGAANVHRAQHLPGERATRAFEDSRTRVAHWLNAANPAQIIFTRGATEAINLLAYGLEHLFQPGDEIVISALEHHANLLPWQQLALRRQLKLQVLPLDDRGEIDPGPARELIGPRTRLLAVSQLSNVLGRWQPLAELLALARTQGAITVVDGAQGAVHGRHDMQALGCDFYAFSSHKLYGPDGVGVLYGRGEALARLRHWQFGGEMVHSAHYQHADFHGAPLGFEAGTPAIASVIALGATLDYLGNLDSAAVAGHEAALHAKLLAGLKAREGVRLLGEPQLALASFTVDGVHNADLSHLLTEQGIAVRAGHHCAMPLMQTLGLAGSIRVSLGLYNDGDDLERFFGALDNALELLR; encoded by the coding sequence ATGCTTCCATCTCCCTGGCGCTCCGACTTTCCCGCCCTTTCGGCCCTGGACGCCGAAGGACAGACCTACCTGGACAGCGCCGCCACCGCGCAGAAGCCCCAGGCCGTACTCGACGCCCTCCTCGGCTACTACGCCAGCGGCGCGGCCAATGTGCACCGCGCCCAGCACCTCCCGGGCGAGCGGGCCACCCGGGCCTTCGAGGACAGCCGGACGCGCGTGGCCCACTGGCTGAACGCCGCGAACCCGGCGCAGATTATCTTTACCCGGGGCGCCACCGAGGCCATCAACCTGCTGGCCTACGGACTTGAACACCTTTTCCAGCCCGGTGACGAGATCGTCATCAGCGCCCTGGAACACCACGCCAACCTGCTCCCCTGGCAGCAACTGGCCTTGCGCCGCCAGCTCAAGCTCCAGGTACTTCCCCTGGATGACCGGGGCGAAATCGACCCAGGGCCGGCCCGGGAGCTGATCGGCCCCCGCACGCGCCTGCTGGCGGTCAGCCAGTTGTCCAATGTGCTGGGGCGCTGGCAACCCCTGGCCGAGCTGCTGGCGCTGGCCCGGACCCAGGGTGCGATCACCGTGGTGGACGGCGCCCAGGGTGCCGTCCATGGTCGCCACGACATGCAGGCCCTGGGCTGCGACTTCTACGCCTTTTCCAGCCACAAGCTCTACGGGCCGGATGGCGTCGGCGTGCTCTACGGGCGCGGCGAGGCCCTGGCGCGACTGCGGCATTGGCAGTTCGGTGGAGAGATGGTGCACAGCGCCCACTACCAGCACGCGGACTTCCACGGCGCCCCCCTGGGCTTCGAGGCCGGCACACCGGCCATCGCGTCGGTCATCGCCCTGGGCGCCACACTGGACTACCTCGGCAACCTGGACAGCGCCGCCGTCGCCGGCCACGAAGCCGCCCTCCATGCCAAGTTGCTGGCGGGTCTCAAGGCCCGGGAAGGCGTGCGACTGCTGGGCGAGCCGCAATTGGCCCTGGCCAGCTTCACCGTCGACGGCGTGCACAATGCCGACCTGTCCCACCTGCTCACCGAGCAGGGGATCGCCGTTCGCGCCGGTCACCACTGCGCCATGCCCCTGATGCAGACTCTGGGCCTGGCTGGCTCTATTCGCGTGTCCCTGGGGCTCTACAACGACGGCGACGACCTGGAGCGCTTCTTCGGCGCTCTGGACAATGCCCTGGAGCTGCTGAGATGA
- a CDS encoding SufE family protein, producing the protein MTLSDNAQAALEAFTAAGSWEQRARLLMQWGERLDPLGDGERGDANRVHGCESQVWLVGERTDDRWRFRAASDARLIRGLLAVLLARVNGMTEAELAGVDLADWFNQLGLARQLSPSRSNGLNAVLKKMAELAQA; encoded by the coding sequence ATGACCCTGTCCGATAACGCCCAGGCGGCACTTGAAGCCTTCACCGCCGCCGGCAGCTGGGAGCAGCGTGCGCGCCTGCTGATGCAATGGGGCGAGCGTCTGGATCCCCTGGGCGACGGCGAGCGCGGCGACGCCAACCGGGTACATGGCTGCGAAAGCCAGGTCTGGCTGGTGGGCGAGCGAACGGACGACCGTTGGCGGTTTCGTGCCGCCAGCGATGCGCGGCTGATTCGTGGCCTGCTGGCCGTGCTGCTGGCCCGGGTCAACGGAATGACCGAAGCAGAACTGGCCGGCGTCGACCTGGCCGACTGGTTCAACCAATTGGGGCTGGCCCGGCAGCTGTCGCCGTCACGCAGCAACGGCCTAAACGCCGTCCTGAAGAAGATGGCCGAGCTGGCCCAGGCCTGA